TGTTCCTTTTCACTAAcatattttcctctattattaGAGAATTATGGATTAATCAgtataatgttatttaataaaattgaattgattTGTCTATACTGGCTATAATTCGTTTAGCATGCAAACAATTGTTCTTAATTGTTTTTCATACCTTTTTTATGTAGTTATCACAACCATACTTCATTGGTTTagcttttaataaaaaatttagaaaatatcagGTAAAGTACGTATTATCAGAGTCATGATTACAATAAGTGAACAGTTATAACTGTTACTAAATTGGGTATATAAACGTAAGCTTAAAACCTAATACTTTCATACGAGAATCAGTATTTTGTTAAGTGCAAcatttacaagaagaaaacggCATACCGAAAAGAGGCAAGTAATCCAAGAACGTAGTATTGTTGGTAAAACATTATCAAGGACATCAGTGTCTTTACCGAGTCGACTAAGAAGTCGACCAGTCGGAGTTTTGTCAAAAAATGACATTGGGTTGTGGAGAACACGTTGTAACATACTCTCGAAGAGATGCACGGAGGCATATATCGATCCTTTTGCCATGATTAACGCTCCTCCAAACGTTGTTATGCCTACAACGATTGGTGATAACTTTGATATATCATTAATCTCGATAGTTTACATAAAAAATCTGCAACTGTTCTTCCAATATTTGCATTTGCTATTAATCAAATAGTTCAAGAGAAAGAAAACCAATTCATTTAACGGTATTATTCATCTTCGTCTCAGCTCACCATCTGTCTAACACCATCTGCAAGTTCCTTATCGTTGTCAACATATGTATTGAGGTGCATTTATAATtaggaaaaaaaaagattattacaatgtacattaataaaaaaaaaaaatcataaaaccTATTATAAGATACCTAggcaatataaatgaaatagtaAACATGCGCTATGTTCTTCTATCATTTACTGTGTGACATTTTCATTCATCggtaaaacaattaattttgtataatgaagCTATACTATATACTGAAATAtgatttgttataataattttagttaATGTTATTATGAGTCTACAGTCTAAAGTTACTGGTCTACAATTTAGTGAGATATTCTGTACAGTTATAAGCAGCTCAATTATGGATAAGTGATTATCGAAACACAAtttaataaagattaaaaaaaaaaacttcacggaaaatattattaaaatttttagttttagaaATGAACAAGTAATGGAGAAGCTGGTTTTTACTACATCATGCGTAAATATTATATCAACGTtagtataattgtataattaagtaCAATAAATCTACTctaattcatatatatatatatgtatatgtatgtgcatttaaattaataagtgataaaaaaaaatacatgctGAATGGAAatcatgtatttttaaatatgaaagaaatttaaatagttGCATTTAGACATTTAATTACTACAAAAGCTTCATTGTGAGTATGAATGTTCTATAGGCACAGCAAACCACACTCACactaacattttaaaatatcgttgagattttgttaatgttatatagtattggctaatgtataaaataattttaaaaataaaaaatatttcgaagattcaatATGTAACAACATAACGAAACATGTGCTTATTTAAACTCGTAATCGTTGTTCAAAATTaatcaaagaaattaaattacccCAAAACCATGTAATCTGTGAAGGAACATGCTTTTCTTTGGATAACTTTTACGTTACCGTAAAAGCTTCATAAGCTTACCTTACTAAACTTACAATAGCGTTGTTTTAAGAAACCAATGTAATTGATTTTGGTGAAGAGAATATGCTAAGTATCATATAATAACCATACATTTTATGAAACATACCCTGACCAAGTCCAAGTCCGCCATATACTCCAAGATACATATCTTGTTTTGCTCTGTTGAATGTATTATTGTAGTCTGTTAAATTGTCATTAGACCACACACTCAACCAAGAATTTGAACCAATACTGAATCCTTGGTAAATTGCATTCATTATAATAGTCGCTATTGATAAGAACCATCCAATTGATTTGAAATAATGAGAATACACTTGCCATTTAaccttatttaaaaaaataatgtataaatatatttcttttaacaatttcttgaagaaataaataaataaaataacttacaCTTCCAGTTTCAGTTCTTTCCACTTCTATTAACTTATCCTTTGGttgtgttaatttattatttatactgttGCTACGAATGTAACTATCCGATTGTTGACTATCTATAGAGTGCTgtctaaaaatttataaacaaattttatgttaaaataaaaacagaatataaaaattggaataataatGAAAGGAATTTACTTTTTTAACGAGCCACTTAAAGATCTTCTATCAGCAAGAGAACCAGATTCACTTTGACTCTCTGACACTCTTAATCTGGCTCTCGTTAATTTCTGTTGTAACTCATCTGACCCTATTGTTGATTCCAGTTGTtgcttaatttcatttaaatctcCTTCTGAGTCATCATCAGCATGCACTGTTCCAAATTTATCATaatagatataaaataatatgtcgTATTAAAGCAATATATTAGCATTAAAACATAACGattttctagtattaaaatGTCGTAACAAGAAAATACACTATTACTctgtattaaaaatgtttaaattcattTCGTAAATAAGAAACGTTAATGGAAATACTTTAAACACAAGTTATAGAGaagttaaacaaattatattgaTTCAACAAATGTTTTAACAGCACTCCGGTTGTAGTTCAGCATGCGTTATGCAAAAAAATATCTTACATGCATATCATACTGTACTAAGTGGAATTAACAAATTGCACAAAAAGTGGTTTCGTAACACAAATCGGTTCGTGAGAATTTATAATAGCAAAATCCGAGATAATATTACTATCTTCGATATTTCGATAAACACAAGCCAAATGTGATATAAACCATTTTCTGGGCAATCACAAAAATCGAAAGTAGGGAAAGGAATCGTAATTACTTTTTTCACTGACTTACGATTTCCAACTTAGAaccatgaaaaatataattgaagattaatagagaaaataattaaggaaattaaCGAATAGAAGAATTGATCTATACCTTCTTGAAGATGTTGCACTAAAAATTCAGAGAAAGCTCCCTTTTTCTCTAAAAGTTGTTTATAACTTCCAACTTCCGTTATTTCGCCGTCTTTGAGAACAATTATATTATCAACTTCTGGTAAAAAGGTAATGCCATGCGTGACGAGTACTCTTGTCTTTTTTTTTAGCAGACCAGTGTTGCCGATTACATTCTCAAAAATGTGTTTTCCGACGTGTGCATCCACCGCACTTAAAGGATCATCCAAGAAATAAACATCTGAATCACTATATGCTGCTCTTGCTAAGGCCACTCTTTGTTTTTGTCCACCAGATAAATTTATACCCTTTTCTCCGATCTCAGTTTGATCACCTGCAGGTAATATCTTCAAATCTGGATTTAATGCACATGCTTCGATTACACGATTATATGAGTTTTTATGATGTGGTCTCCCGAATAAAACATTGTCTTGTAATGATGCATTTTGTATCCACGCTTGCTGAGACACATAGGCGATGGAACCCTTTTACATAGAAAAAGAAgtttacatataataaaatagattattGTAATGGATAGtcttgttattaaattatagaaGTATTTACTTTTGTATTAACTTTGCCACTTATTTTGTCCATTTCTCCCAAAAGAGCTGATATAAGAGAACTTTTACCAGATCCCACTGTACCAACAACAGCTACCAATTGTCCTTGATCTACTTTTACATTGATGTTTCTTAATGTTggtttatcaatattttccgCATCCCATGTGAAAGTACCATTCTCAATTAATAGTACATGTGCTATATAATCACGtgtataatatgaatatgaTAAATAGTGTGACGCagttataataatacaataacaatttaaaacttaCGCTCGGATGGATCATGTTGAACATTATTAGGGTCCAATTCTTCAGAGTTCATAAACTTGTTAATACGTTTCACAGAAACCCAAGcctaagtaatattaattttataactaaaCACGCAATTATGAGCAACATAATTAAAtcttgaaaaaatattgaattacctGAACTATGTTACCAATCATCATAGGTAATACGGACAACGGAAACCTTAAGATATTAAAAAGACTAAGCGAAACGAAAGCAACAGTGCTATTTAAACGGTTCTCTTCATCTATAAGTACATATGTTGCAAAGGATACTAAGGATACCTAAAAATTTTCAGGAAACAGTAGTAAATGTCGTTCTCATATTGAGTTCTCATATCGTTCTCATAAGGTTTGAATAATCGAAAAGGAACTTACTAAAAAGGGAGCAAAGGACCAGATAAAACTTGTTCCAGAATTGAGGTATGCTGCTTCTTTTAATACTTCTATTTCTTTCGTACGTATCTTCAGTATTTGTTCTTCGAACGAAGGTTCCCAAGCATACAACTTTAATACCTTTATACCGTTAAGAACTTCGTTCATTAATTTTACTCTTTCGTCTTTGCTTTGCATTTGTCTGATTTGTAATGTCTTTACTCTATTtgtgattaatatatttactgGAATAAGAATAAGTAGAACAGCTAAACCAGCGAGTACTGCCGGTCCCAGTTGTTCCCATAAAAAATATAAGGCTAAAATAATTTGTAGGGGCGCAGACCAAAGCATATTTATATATGCTGTTAAATCCATAAATCTCTGTGCGTCCACAGACATTAAATTTACTATTTCACCAACTGTGGATTCTTTTCTGGCAGCATTAGACATTCTTAACGCCTTTCGATAAATCGCAGCTATTAATGCAGTACGTATACGTAATCCAAGTAAGAACATGCGGTGAAAGTACTGagataaaattaatgtttgaaatGTGGCTGTAACTAGGAGTATAACTGCTAATAAGTAGCCTTTCCACATTGAGTCACGGTCCTCGATAAAACGAATGAGTagtctaaattaaaaataataacaattataatctATATAGTTAGAATTCTAATGATTTTTACTAATTTCAGGATTACCaaactaattaataaaagtagaaaagaCCATGCCAAAGTTCATTGTAATACTTACTTCAGTATTTGTGGACTAACAAAAGTAATAATATCTTGTACAAATTTAAGTACCACTCCAAATAAAAATGTAGCACCGAAAGCTTTACAAAGAGGTGGTAAAACTGATATCACCTTCTTCTTACGTCCGCTATTGAAATCTACTTGTCCAGAAGACTTTCTAAATGATGCTTTAGTGTTGTGCacactaaaataaaaataatgttataataacatatttcatttcgattgtttaatttaattatgaactAAAATTAACTACTTTTTCTCTGTTTATTTTAACTTACCTAAAGCAAGTCCAAAATACTCTTGTTAGCAAAACAGGtagattgatattttattactaaTGTAATTTGATACATAATCATTTTACCATATCTATTACTATTTTttggtttaataaataatagaaagtattTATGAATTTCATACTCACTTGTCGCTTTTCTGTGTACTTTTATTCCAGTATTTATCAAACTTCGGTACAATTTCTCTGGCTGTGTCTTCCGCATTCATAGACCATAAGTCTGTAGTTTCCAAAGGTTTCCTAAAACCTTTCCATGCCATTGGATCAAAccatgtgaaaaatattttagctGGAAAGGAAGAGCTTTGCTCTGGACATGGCATTTCTTCCTATTAAATTTAATGTGGAACATTAAATCACAATACTTCACTTaggatataatataataacatggAACAACAGAAAGTTTTTACAAGCTTGAATAGAAAGACCTTCGAGTATAATATAGATTAATTTACCTTTGGATATTCAGAATATGTGGGTTCTGCATCGACCAGAAaatttaacaacaataaaattacaattactgGATAATATATCATGTATGATACAAATGAATAAGTAACTTCCTCCTGAAAaagagaattaaattattttcacattataatacatttaaaagaaaatttaaaaaatattaaattttatataatgtaagtTTACAGACAATTAATGTACCTTATTAATAAGCCTTAATACGCTTCTATATTGAACAACTCCACATACTACAAGAAGaaaccaaaataaaaataatagtccAGAGGTCCGCATTCCACGTTTTTTATTAtacatcattaaaataaatgctAGAATCTAtaacaaaagaagaaatgttacaaaCGTTATTAAGTTTTTCTAAGTATATAAAAAGTCActttaaataatacttacaaaagaaatgattttcacACATGGTGTATAATAATCAACATTAAAAACAGGTTCAGAAGTATTTTTATGTATAGCGGTTCCTAAATCAATGATACTAAGTAAAATCAATAATACTACAAGTActtgtttagaaatatataaccATGTGCATGGGATATTTTTCTTCTTGCTATTTATAAGATAGTAAACTTCTAACCCACAGAAAGCCCACAAAAATGCACATGGTATCCACACCAATACAGTCTTTTGAAAACATTCTGGGATGTCCGGGTCTTCTGTATACCATGCTATTTTATCATCctaaaataaagagaaacaaGTATTAATTCACACCTCTAAATCCCTTTCCCTTTCATTACAAACACGCGTTGTTACAATGTTAGAAATTTGTAACatataaaatagttattttcTTTGTTGGCAAGCCAGCCTGCATGCATTGCAGTCCTCACTGAAACGATGGGAATGAGACAGTGATATTGAAGGGTATATTGGTTAATTGAACAACACGACTGCCTAGCtaaaagaatcatttaaaaGCAAGACGAAAATCATCGGGGACAGAAACGAGATAGAAATATTCTCACCCAGAATTTGGAACCACAAAACTGATCCATAGTTTGATTCTCCATAATGATTCATTTACCGCATTCGTTTCTTGgccaatttattattttttagttcCACTTGTATCCTGCTCGGTCccgtttcgaataattaattaagtacACAAAAGTCGGCTGCTTTGAAATTTAAGTAACGGTCGCGACTAGTTGTGTAGGACATTCGACTAAACAAACACACGGTTAAGTACACGGTATATTGGCATGTGACCAGCACCACCACACACTATTTCCCATCCACTCACTTTCTTCAGCAAACTCAAACTGTGTTCGACTGATTCCGATTCACATTATAAAGTCGAGCCGGCGAGAGTTAGTGTATAAATTGTGGGGGTACCCCTACCTAAGGCTATGAACAATTCCCCCTTTGCGCAGAAGAAGCCCATCGCATGCAAACGTTGATCTGCACATTACCGGAAGATGTCGCaacatgaaattttatcttaCGTTACAACGTATTTTAGGAGATACTATGGACGCTGAACATTGTGTCTTCCTTAGGCCAAATATGGTCTAAGTATAAGGATGTGTAAATGAAGACAGTAGGGGAATATGGGTAGAAACGCGGAGTGGTGGACCAATAGATCAACGATTCGGATGCTGGAGAGGGTAAATCCATGCTCGAACTCTTGCCGGTTCGACCTTAGTGTTCGTTTATTTACTCGGCCAATTGTACGACATTTGCGTCACGCTATTATATTCACATAATTCCAGAATATCAGTCCGCTTTTTAAGAAGCGAGGGCATAGATGTTTCAAATTGATTAACGGGAAATTAGATAGAGGTAGCTCTTTCGTATCCAGCGTGAATAGATCAGAAAACGTCATTGCTATATAAATTTGACATAATTCGATTGTAGTAATATAAATTTGAGAATATCTTTAAAGTCTCATTGCACTGGATTACATTGACAAGTGTCTTGTATTATGTTATACTTAATGatttatatcatataaattAGATATTTCTTATCACAATCAATTACTTCAACTGATACAATAAAAACTGCGGGAAATAGCATTGATGTTAGATACTACGATAAGTAAAATGAAAGTCATGTAAACTGTTGTGTGCCGACTATAGGAGGACGTTGAGTACATGTTATAATAAGAcgtgaaataaatgttattatctaCGATTTTTTTAtgcagaaaatttaatatcgatttgtaattttaataaaaatgttctatttggaaatgaatttattttgtcCGAAGCAATTACGATTACATCGATGACCTAATTAAAGTCAATCAACTAGAACGATTCTAGGCggtgacattatttttttatctatCGCGACAGAGACATAGTACAACATTGTCGCGTTACGTACTTCATTGAAGGTATTACAATCCAATTCGTAACAGAATGACACAGCTAAAATGTGACATTGATAAACGACACGAACGTTCGTTGTGtgtgtaataaatgtaaattaataagaactatcgtcgatttattttttaacgattATGCAAATTGCCATTGAAATacttatataattcttttatttttatattgttattttcagtACCAATTTCGCGTGGTCATATTAGAGCAACTTGTTATCGGCTGTTATTCagcatttttacttaaatttatcAGCTTTATTTAAGTGCCTCGCAATAGTGCAATTGTACGAATCTTTCACATTGTCGCAATAatcatttacaattttgtacGATTGTTATAACATTGTTGGAAATATTCTTTACCTGCCCGAAAGAACGGTTTTTGACAAATCAAAAAATAATCTGCCTATTGTATGATTAGATTATGAATGCATTGAAACGCTATTGCTAGAAGAAACATAAACTTACTAGGgaagatagaaagagaaaaaagagaagtaTAACGTAacgatataattatacattattaaatcggtttcttcctttttctgtGTAACCTTGTTTGTATCTAGGTAACATTACTACCTTGAatctacaaatttatttcaacacTCATTGTACTCAAAATGATTCATTATTAAgtataagaaactataaaatagtaaagaagtattttaaataaaaagaaaaactactgatgtgtgtatatatatagtgTGAGGGAGGAAAGAAGggaggaggagagaaagagaaagaatatGTATAACATATTGTAGCTATTGATGATTatacaataacaaaataatattttattgtttatactttttattaaaaaagtaattaaatttctaggtttttattacaattacggATATACAGTTCgaggaaatattaaatctaatattatgctgataattatttattattcataaatagaactctatactatatatatttatatattaaatcataCTTATATGATTtaatgcaaattttatttaacttacaCTGATTTCATTAGACTTGATAAGTTTGGGTGCTACTAAATAGTAGTGTTAATAATTCTGGATCAGTtaaattttttctgtatttttgtaCCATCTCTTGAATCTTTAAGCGCCTGCGTACGTGCGGTGGATGATAACTGTaatatattagaaatgataaatatatgaatattcttAAACACGAGATTTTGATCTTGCATACCTATCGTTGTCGAGTCTTTTTCTACGTCCCATATTTAACGCTGTTTGTCTAACAAGTGTTCCTAATACCCTTCTGGACACTACCATTCCATCAATTAAAGGGGTAGCTAAATTGATTCTAGAAACTGGACCTTGTAACCTAACTCTCATTAATCCACTATTGAGAGCTTGAAGAAAAATTACTTGTACATCCGATGGTTGTATTATTCTAGTTTGTTCAAGACCGTTATAAGTACAAGAAAGAAGATCACCTGTAGAAAACGCCGTGTACAATAAATtgcttaattttaattgttgtaattgtataaaaaattaatatcttctgTAAAGTGTATATACCAATTGGAAATTGGGCATAGTCCTCTAAACTTTCCAGCCAAACAACCATAATTTTAATGTCAGTTTGCGCGGGTAAAACTTGTTTGGTACTTCTTTTCGGTTTTACTGGATCTGCGCTAGAAGAACTTGAAGGACTAGATCCTGTCAAACTCGGAGGTTGCTTTTCTAAATCAAGTGACATTGCTCGGGTGTTTTGCATAGTACTTTGGCCTGTTCCATAATTTCTACAgttgatattttcattgatacTTTTTTCAAACCAAACTgcaattagtattattattatatatatggtataaatatatatatcaatgtAATTTTCCATTAATGCTATGTTTCAAGTCATACCTTGATTGGCGCTAATATCACTAGAATAACTTGCTTCTTCTAACGAATCCGAATTTAACATATTGTTTGACTGAGTTGGCACAACAAACGCAATTTCTGAACTAACGTCGGCCCAATAAAGTACGTGAGTGTCACCATTATAAAGAGCTCCACCGTGATCGCTATGGGCTGGTTGTGGTACATTCAATTGCGGCGTTACTCTCCACGATGTGGAAACATGACCTGTCCAGCCAGCATGCGCTGATACAGAAACCGGCCATCCAAGGGagtttaaaaattccaaaaagttTGGTGATACGTGCGCTTCGTGTAACTATAACCAGAAGATTGCTTATGTTCACAAATATGTTTATCcgaatcaatgaaaaattaaaaaatgaatacaacTCGTACCACGTTAGATAATATATCTGTTGGAGCTTTTTGACCAGCtttgacataaaaaatatacaccGTATCGCACATTCTTGGACTAATATTATCTAAGGTttctaaatctatacaaaatccTGGAATAGTCGGATCTAGCGCAATAAGGCCATTATTCCTAGATTCGTCGTCTTCCTTAGGCTCCATATTTAGAAAACCAAAATGACTTAGAAAGAGACGCGCGGTTTGAAATTCATGACAAATCTGTGGCGGTACACATTCTTCAGTCTTTTCTTCGGAAGTTTGAAC
This genomic window from Nomia melanderi isolate GNS246 chromosome 9, iyNomMela1, whole genome shotgun sequence contains:
- the MRP gene encoding multidrug-Resistance like Protein 1 isoform X1 produces the protein MENQTMDQFCGSKFWDDKIAWYTEDPDIPECFQKTVLVWIPCAFLWAFCGLEVYYLINSKKKNIPCTWLYISKQVLVVLLILLSIIDLGTAIHKNTSEPVFNVDYYTPCVKIISFILAFILMMYNKKRGMRTSGLLFLFWFLLVVCGVVQYRSVLRLINKEEVTYSFVSYMIYYPVIVILLLLNFLVDAEPTYSEYPKEEMPCPEQSSSFPAKIFFTWFDPMAWKGFRKPLETTDLWSMNAEDTAREIVPKFDKYWNKSTQKSDNVHNTKASFRKSSGQVDFNSGRKKKVISVLPPLCKAFGATFLFGVVLKFVQDIITFVSPQILKLLIRFIEDRDSMWKGYLLAVILLVTATFQTLILSQYFHRMFLLGLRIRTALIAAIYRKALRMSNAARKESTVGEIVNLMSVDAQRFMDLTAYINMLWSAPLQIILALYFLWEQLGPAVLAGLAVLLILIPVNILITNRVKTLQIRQMQSKDERVKLMNEVLNGIKVLKLYAWEPSFEEQILKIRTKEIEVLKEAAYLNSGTSFIWSFAPFLVSLVSFATYVLIDEENRLNSTVAFVSLSLFNILRFPLSVLPMMIGNIVQAWVSVKRINKFMNSEELDPNNVQHDPSEPHVLLIENGTFTWDAENIDKPTLRNINVKVDQGQLVAVVGTVGSGKSSLISALLGEMDKISGKVNTKGSIAYVSQQAWIQNASLQDNVLFGRPHHKNSYNRVIEACALNPDLKILPAGDQTEIGEKGINLSGGQKQRVALARAAYSDSDVYFLDDPLSAVDAHVGKHIFENVIGNTGLLKKKTRVLVTHGITFLPEVDNIIVLKDGEITEVGSYKQLLEKKGAFSEFLVQHLQEVHADDDSEGDLNEIKQQLESTIGSDELQQKLTRARLRVSESQSESGSLADRRSLSGSLKKQHSIDSQQSDSYIRSNSINNKLTQPKDKLIEVERTETGSVKWQVYSHYFKSIGWFLSIATIIMNAIYQGFSIGSNSWLSVWSNDNLTDYNNTFNRAKQDMYLGVYGGLGLGQGITTFGGALIMAKGSIYASVHLFESMLQRVLHNPMSFFDKTPTGRLLSRLGKDTDVLDNVLPTILRSWITCLFSVVATLVVISFSTPVFTAVIVPIGAIYYFVQRLYVASSRQLKRLESVSRSPIYSHFSESVSGAQIIRAFGVQDRFIHESESRVDFNQVCYYPSIIANRWLAVRLEMVGNLIIFFSALFAVLQRDSMESGMVGLSVGYALQVTQTLNWLVRMTSDVETNIVAVERIKEYTETPQEAPWKNPNYALSKEWPIQGRVEFKDYKVRYREGLDLVLRGLSFSVNGGEKVGIVGRTGAGKSSLTLALFRIIEAAGGQISIDDIDIAKLGLHDLRSRLTIIPQDPILFSGTLRMNLDPFNQHSDDEVWRALEHAHLKSFVENLASGLLHEVTEGGENLSIGQRQLICLARALLRKTKVLILDEATASVDLETDDLIQTTIRREFKDCTVLTIAHRFNTILDSDRVIVLDNGLIMEYDSPEVLLRNSGSLFYGIAKDAGLVN
- the MRP gene encoding multidrug-Resistance like Protein 1 isoform X3; the encoded protein is MMYNKKRGMRTSGLLFLFWFLLVVCGVVQYRSVLRLINKEEVTYSFVSYMIYYPVIVILLLLNFLVDAEPTYSEYPKEEMPCPEQSSSFPAKIFFTWFDPMAWKGFRKPLETTDLWSMNAEDTAREIVPKFDKYWNKSTQKSDNVHNTKASFRKSSGQVDFNSGRKKKVISVLPPLCKAFGATFLFGVVLKFVQDIITFVSPQILKLLIRFIEDRDSMWKGYLLAVILLVTATFQTLILSQYFHRMFLLGLRIRTALIAAIYRKALRMSNAARKESTVGEIVNLMSVDAQRFMDLTAYINMLWSAPLQIILALYFLWEQLGPAVLAGLAVLLILIPVNILITNRVKTLQIRQMQSKDERVKLMNEVLNGIKVLKLYAWEPSFEEQILKIRTKEIEVLKEAAYLNSGTSFIWSFAPFLVSLVSFATYVLIDEENRLNSTVAFVSLSLFNILRFPLSVLPMMIGNIVQAWVSVKRINKFMNSEELDPNNVQHDPSEPHVLLIENGTFTWDAENIDKPTLRNINVKVDQGQLVAVVGTVGSGKSSLISALLGEMDKISGKVNTKGSIAYVSQQAWIQNASLQDNVLFGRPHHKNSYNRVIEACALNPDLKILPAGDQTEIGEKGINLSGGQKQRVALARAAYSDSDVYFLDDPLSAVDAHVGKHIFENVIGNTGLLKKKTRVLVTHGITFLPEVDNIIVLKDGEITEVGSYKQLLEKKGAFSEFLVQHLQEVHADDDSEGDLNEIKQQLESTIGSDELQQKLTRARLRVSESQSESGSLADRRSLSGSLKKQHSIDSQQSDSYIRSNSINNKLTQPKDKLIEVERTETGSVKWQVYSHYFKSIGWFLSIATIIMNAIYQGFSIGSNSWLSVWSNDNLTDYNNTFNRAKQDMYLGVYGGLGLGQGITTFGGALIMAKGSIYASVHLFESMLQRVLHNPMSFFDKTPTGRLLSRLGKDTDVLDNVLPTILRSWITCLFSVVATLVVISFSTPVFTAVIVPIGAIYYFVQRLYVASSRQLKRLESVSRSPIYSHFSESVSGAQIIRAFGVQDRFIHESESRVDFNQVCYYPSIIANRWLAVRLEMVGNLIIFFSALFAVLQRDSMESGMVGLSVGYALQVTQTLNWLVRMTSDVETNIVAVERIKEYTETPQEAPWKNPNYALSKEWPIQGRVEFKDYKVRYREGLDLVLRGLSFSVNGGEKVGIVGRTGAGKSSLTLALFRIIEAAGGQISIDDIDIAKLGLHDLRSRLTIIPQDPILFSGTLRMNLDPFNQHSDDEVWRALEHAHLKSFVENLASGLLHEVTEGGENLSIGQRQLICLARALLRKTKVLILDEATASVDLETDDLIQTTIRREFKDCTVLTIAHRFNTILDSDRVIVLDNGLIMEYDSPEVLLRNSGSLFYGIAKDAGLVN
- the MRP gene encoding multidrug-Resistance like Protein 1 isoform X2, yielding MENQTMDQFCGSKFWDDKIAWYTEDPDIPECFQKTVLVWIPCAFLWAFCGLEVYYLINSKKKNIPCTWLYISKQVLVVLLILLSIIDLGTAIHKNTSEPVFNVDYYTPCVKIISFILAFILMMYNKKRGMRTSGLLFLFWFLLVVCGVVQYRSVLRLINKEEVTYSFVSYMIYYPVIVILLLLNFLVDAEPTYSEYPKEEMPCPEQSSSFPAKIFFTWFDPMAWKGFRKPLETTDLWSMNAEDTAREIVPKFDKYWNKSTQKSDNVHNTKASFRKSSGQVDFNSGRKKKVISVLPPLCKAFGATFLFGVVLKFVQDIITFVSPQILKLLIRFIEDRDSMWKGYLLAVILLVTATFQTLILSQYFHRMFLLGLRIRTALIAAIYRKALRMSNAARKESTVGEIVNLMSVDAQRFMDLTAYINMLWSAPLQIILALYFLWEQLGPAVLAGLAVLLILIPVNILITNRVKTLQIRQMQSKDERVKLMNEVLNGIKVLKLYAWEPSFEEQILKIRTKEIEVLKEAAYLNSGTSFIWSFAPFLVSLVSFATYVLIDEENRLNSTVAFVSLSLFNILRFPLSVLPMMIGNIVQAWVSVKRINKFMNSEELDPNNVQHDPSEPHVLLIENGTFTWDAENIDKPTLRNINVKVDQGQLVAVVGTVGSGKSSLISALLGEMDKISGKVNTKGSIAYVSQQAWIQNASLQDNVLFGRPHHKNSYNRVIEACALNPDLKILPAGDQTEIGEKGINLSGGQKQRVALARAAYSDSDVYFLDDPLSAVDAHVGKHIFENVIGNTGLLKKKTRVLVTHGITFLPEVDNIIVLKDGEITEVGSYKQLLEKKGAFSEFLVQHLQEVHADDDSEGDLNEIKQQLESTIGSDELQQKLTRARLRVSESQSESGSLADRRSLSGSLKKQHSIDSQQSDSYIRSNSINNKLTQPKDKLIEVERTETGSVKWQVYSHYFKSIGWFLSIATIIMNAIYQGFSIGSNSWLSVWSNDNLTDYNNTFNRAKQDMYLGVYGGLGLGQAMASFFCDLAPQLGCWLAARQMHIVMLRAVMRSPLTFFDTTPTGRIISRFAKDVDILDTSLPQQISDSIYCLFEVVATLVVISFSTPVFTAVIVPIGAIYYFVQRLYVASSRQLKRLESVSRSPIYSHFSESVSGAQIIRAFGVQDRFIHESESRVDFNQVCYYPSIIANRWLAVRLEMVGNLIIFFSALFAVLQRDSMESGMVGLSVGYALQVTQTLNWLVRMTSDVETNIVAVERIKEYTETPQEAPWKNPNYALSKEWPIQGRVEFKDYKVRYREGLDLVLRGLSFSVNGGEKVGIVGRTGAGKSSLTLALFRIIEAAGGQISIDDIDIAKLGLHDLRSRLTIIPQDPILFSGTLRMNLDPFNQHSDDEVWRALEHAHLKSFVENLASGLLHEVTEGGENLSIGQRQLICLARALLRKTKVLILDEATASVDLETDDLIQTTIRREFKDCTVLTIAHRFNTILDSDRVIVLDNGLIMEYDSPEVLLRNSGSLFYGIAKDAGLVN